The DNA sequence GCATTAAAAAACAAATGAGCCGATTTATTGATTTTTCGGATGACAAAGCATTACTGGTAAATAACGCTGACTGGCTGATGGATTTGAACTATGTGGAAGTATTGCGCGAAGTTGGACCACACTTTTCCGTAAACAGAATGCTGACACATGAATGTTACAAGCAGAGAATGGAACGAGGCCTTACTTTCCTGGAATTCAACTACATGATTATGCAAAGCTATGACTTCTATGAATTATTCCAGAAATACGGATGTAATATGCAGTTTGGTGGTGACGACCAGTGGGCAAACATGTTGGGCGGTACAGAACTGATTCGTCGTAAGCTTGGAAAAGATGCCTATGCAATGACCATTACTCTGCTTTTAAATTCCGAAGGAAAGAAAATGGGAAAAACCCAGTCCGGTGCCGTATGGCTTGACCCAAATAAGACTTCACCATTCGATTTCTACCAGTACTGGAGAAATGTTGCAGACAGCGACGTCCTAAAATGCATCCGCATGTTGACGTTCCTTCCATTAGAGGAAATTGACAAAATGAACGATTGGGAGGGTGCACAGTTAAATACAGCCAAGGAAATCCTTGCCTTTGAATTAACCAAATTAGTTCACGGGGAAGAAGAAGCTAAGAAAGCACAGGAGGGTGCAAGAGCTCTGTTTTCCAGCGGAAATGCAGCTAACATGCCAACTGCCACTCTTGCAGAGACCGATTTCAAAGATGGTTCTATTGATATATTAGGACTTCTTGTTGCCTCTGGTCTTGCTGCTTCCCGTTCCGAAGCTCGCCGCGCCGTTGAGCAGGGTGGAGTTTCTGTAGACGGTGAAAAAATAACCGATACGTTTGCTTCCTTTACACCGGATGATTTCAAAGAAGCAAAGGTTGTGAAAAAAGGAAAGAAGAACTTTAGAAAAGTAGAAATGTAAAAATTTTTCTCATAGAAAAGTCCATGACAACAATCATATATCTGTTGTCATGGACTTTTTACTTCACTAATTTACTAATACTCAAATACCGCTACTCCAAATCCCTGCAACGGATATGCAAAGGAATATGGCTGATTATCACATTCCTTCTTTACTGCTCGATAGGTAAGAGGATGTTTCTCTCCTGTTCCGCCGTACTTTTTCTCATCACTGCTAAAAATCAGCTTATACTGCTTCCTCTTCGGCACTCCCACCCGGTAATCTTCACGCGCCACCGGAGTAAAGTTACATACAAACAGCAAATTTTTCTTACCATTCTTACTCTTTCTTACAAAGCTGAAAATACTGCGATATGCGTCATCCGCATTTATCCACTCAAAATTTTCTCCATCCGCATCAGCTTCGTACATTGCCGGATATTTTGTGTAAATATGTAACAAATCCTTTACAAATGTCTGAAGTTGCTTGTGACTATCCTCTTCTAACAAGAACCAATCCAGTTCTCGTTCTTCACTCCATTCACGAAGCTGACCAAATTCCTGCCCCATAAACAACAATTTTTTACCTGGATGTCCCATCATAAATGCATATCCAGCCTTCAAATTAGAAAACTTATCTTCTCCCTCTCCAGGCATTTTGTTAATCATGGAGCATTTTAAATGTACCACTTCATCATGAGATAATACCAGAATATAATTCTCACTTCCGTTATAACTCATAGCAAAGGTCATCTTATTATGATTGTATTGCCTAAAATACGGATCCAACTTCATATAATCCAGAAAATCATGCATCCATCCCATGTTCCACTTGAAGCTAAAGTTCAGTCCATCTTCCTCTGCGGAACCAGTCACCTTCGGCCACGCGGTAGATTCTTCCGCAATCATGACAGTTCCGGGATTTCTTCCAAGAATCAGCGTATTAATATGCTTAAAGAACTCAATAGCTTCCAGATTCTTATTTCCACCATATTTATTCGCAACCCACTGGCCGTCCTGTTTTCCGTAATCAAGATACAACATAGATGCTACTGCATCCACTCGCAACCCATCTATATGATAATGCTCAATCCACATGAGTGCACTACCAATTAGGAAGTTTTTTACCTCATTTCTTCCATAGTCAAAAATCTTGGTTCCCCAATCCGGATGCTCTCCCTTCTTCGGATCTGCGTACTCATACAAACATGTACCGTCAAATTCAGCAAGTCCATGGGCATCTTTTGGAAAATGGGCCGGTACCCAGTCCAAAATGACACCAATATTATTCTTATGAAGATAATCTACTAAGTAAGCGAAATCCTCCGGTGTCCCATATCGTGAAGTAGGTGCATAATATCCGGTCACCTGATATCCCCAAGAACCATCATAAGGATATTCTGATATTCCCATCAATTCTACATGAGTATATCCCATTTCTTTTACATAGTCCGTTAACTGTTTTGCCAGTTCCCGATATGTATAAAATCCATCATCCTCTTTGTCCGGGTGACGCATCCATGAACCAGGATGCACCTCATAGATTGCCATTGGCTGACTATGCACATTCTCCATTTTTCTGCGTTTTTCCATCCATTTCGTATCTGTCCATTTGAAATGATCAATATCTGCTACGATAGACGCAGTACCCGGGCGAAGCTCCGCGTAATTAGCATATGGATCTGCCTTATAGAGTCTTCTTCCATCACGCGTCTCTATGTAGAACTTATACATATCTCCCACTGACGCCTCTGGTATAAAAGTCTCATAAACTCCCATGGGCTCCTGACGCTCCATCTCATTGACATCTTCCTGCCAATTATTAAAACTTCCAATGACACTTACCTTCGCTGCATTCGGTGCCCATACTGCAAAATATACTCCCTTTTTTCCCTTCTCTTCTGTAGGATGTGCCCCTAACTTGTGGTAAATCTCATAATGTGTTGCCTGCCCAAAATAATACATATCAAGTTCTGAAAATCTGCCCATAGTACCCACTCCTGTCCTTCTTAATT is a window from the Roseburia sp. 499 genome containing:
- the glgB gene encoding 1,4-alpha-glucan branching protein GlgB, which codes for MGRFSELDMYYFGQATHYEIYHKLGAHPTEEKGKKGVYFAVWAPNAAKVSVIGSFNNWQEDVNEMERQEPMGVYETFIPEASVGDMYKFYIETRDGRRLYKADPYANYAELRPGTASIVADIDHFKWTDTKWMEKRRKMENVHSQPMAIYEVHPGSWMRHPDKEDDGFYTYRELAKQLTDYVKEMGYTHVELMGISEYPYDGSWGYQVTGYYAPTSRYGTPEDFAYLVDYLHKNNIGVILDWVPAHFPKDAHGLAEFDGTCLYEYADPKKGEHPDWGTKIFDYGRNEVKNFLIGSALMWIEHYHIDGLRVDAVASMLYLDYGKQDGQWVANKYGGNKNLEAIEFFKHINTLILGRNPGTVMIAEESTAWPKVTGSAEEDGLNFSFKWNMGWMHDFLDYMKLDPYFRQYNHNKMTFAMSYNGSENYILVLSHDEVVHLKCSMINKMPGEGEDKFSNLKAGYAFMMGHPGKKLLFMGQEFGQLREWSEERELDWFLLEEDSHKQLQTFVKDLLHIYTKYPAMYEADADGENFEWINADDAYRSIFSFVRKSKNGKKNLLFVCNFTPVAREDYRVGVPKRKQYKLIFSSDEKKYGGTGEKHPLTYRAVKKECDNQPYSFAYPLQGFGVAVFEY
- the tyrS gene encoding tyrosine--tRNA ligase; the encoded protein is MTVYDELVARGLIAQVTDEEEIKELVNNGKAVFYIGFDPTADSLHVGHFMALCLMKRLQIAGNKPIALIGGGTAMIGDPTGRTDMRQMLTPETIQHNVECIKKQMSRFIDFSDDKALLVNNADWLMDLNYVEVLREVGPHFSVNRMLTHECYKQRMERGLTFLEFNYMIMQSYDFYELFQKYGCNMQFGGDDQWANMLGGTELIRRKLGKDAYAMTITLLLNSEGKKMGKTQSGAVWLDPNKTSPFDFYQYWRNVADSDVLKCIRMLTFLPLEEIDKMNDWEGAQLNTAKEILAFELTKLVHGEEEAKKAQEGARALFSSGNAANMPTATLAETDFKDGSIDILGLLVASGLAASRSEARRAVEQGGVSVDGEKITDTFASFTPDDFKEAKVVKKGKKNFRKVEM